The genomic stretch TACCCAAACAGTCCAGCAAAGGTCCTAGTTCACAAGCTAAAGCCGAACGAAAAAATAGTACACTACGCATCAGTCCATGAACCAATATCtctacacacacatataagAGTTCTTCACGAAGACGAAGACTACATAGTGGTATCGAAGCCAACGAGCTTACCAGTGTATAGAACAGGCAcgtataaatataacacACTAATAGAGGTGCTGAAACACGAAGTGGACTGTTGCAAAAATTTGGACCTATATCCAGTGCACAGAATAGATAAACTCGTCTCAGGAATAGTGGCCTTTGCAAAGAGTAGTAGAGCAGCAACAGTGTTATCGCAAAGTTTAAGGGATAAGTCAGTAAGGAAGGTATATATAGCAAGGGTTAGGGGTAACTTCTGGGAATTTATGAGAAAAGCTGAAGAGTGTGAAGATGATGAGAATATAGATGATGAAAAGttgagtaaaatagttaCACACCACGGGTATATACATCCAATATCAATAAAACTGAGCAAGCACGAGTTCACAGACAAGTGTTTAAACAGTAAATACAAACCAGCAACGACGAGGTTCAGGTTTATAGCACACAACAAGGACCTGGATGAATCACTAATACTGGTATCGCCAATAACGGGAAGAACACACCAAATAAGGTATTTATAGAGAAATAGAAGTTATGAGATGACTAGACTAAtagtaatataattatgtACTAATTATGGTTATATAATGACATATTTGATTGAATTAAATGGGTTGAGACAAGTTTAaccaaaatataaaattattcaGAGCACACCTTAAATTTTTGGGCCACGCAATATCAAACGATCCATCATACAACAATGGGCACTGCACAGACAGTAGTGAATATTTTAGGGAAATACCAACGTTGAACTGGCAAGTAGACGAGGAAGGCAATTGGTGCATTCCGGAGATAGGATTTTACGACAACACGGAAAATAAGCCCACGAAGGAAGAAACAATGTATCACATAGGACTCAACAATAAGTCAGACGACACACTGACGAAAACAGGAATATTTCTGCACTCGTTGAGATATATCTGGGATAAGCACTTTGATGTGTCAGATTCATTGCCGAAGTGGGTGGACAAGTTTGATATAGACGGAAAATTGGACGTAACGAAACTGAACATGTGGTGAACACACGAGCGACATAGTTcggaaaaacaaataatatacttttattcGTAATGATTTTGTACAATTTAGcgtttttaatttattttaaaaatatgtaaacatAGAATATAGGAATGTCGACTCGTCAAATTAAAAGGTTACAGAGAATTGCGAAGGGCGACGAGTCGGATACGTCTGAGGAAGAAACGCCACAAAAACTAACACCGTACGCCAATAAGCCTAAGTATTCATTCAACCTTTTGGCAGAAGATAGCGACTCGGATCAGAGTTCATCTGCAGATGAAGAACAAGTCAACGGAGTGGAAGATCACGAAAAACCACAGGATTCCACTCCCAAATCTAAAGAAGAGGTTTGGTagatgttaaaaataaacggTTATAGGTTTCTGATGAATCTGACTGGGAAAAGTTGTTAAACGAAATACAGGATCAAACGTCGGTAACAGATGAACAAGCAAATATGGTATACGATCACTTTTTATCATCACCAATGCACTATTTTAAGACGAAAGGTATGTGTTAGTCTGTTtatagtaaaaattaaaattattagaCCAAATGGAGAAAGGAAAGACAAAGTATTCAAAAAAGTCCTCTTTTCAGTCGCCATCAAGGTACTGGTTGGCGCCAGGTCTTAGTACCAGGGAGTATATGCAGTTGAGAACCGTATCGTCGACGCAGATGGAAGTTGAAGTGAAGCCGGACCCGCACACAGGCAGAGATAAGTTTGAACTGAGCCTGACGAGACTGTAAgtttaaagtaaattaaagcGATACACGAAGGTACCGGGAGATAGACGACATATGTTCGTCGGCAGTGCAGTCACACGACTTTGAGCTGTTCAGAAGCCTACTGAGGGCACACCCATGTCACCTGGGACTGCTGATAAGAGGAAGTTGCATAAACACAATATCAGTAAGTTAaagtgataaaaaatgagtCCTTAGAGTAACCACCAGGAGGCGTTTACGCACCTGGACATGGCGGTGAAGATATTGCAGACAGTGTTGCCACACAGCTTCTCAATATATCGCAAAAATAAAGCAAACATGCCAAACGTAAGATCACAAAGCTGAAATTATAATGTGTGCAGGTGTGGCTGCCCAGCGAGAGCGGAGACAACAAACTGGTGTACagactgctgctgctgtacaTGATATCTCTGGAGAGGAAGGGGCAGTGGCAAACGTCGCTGGCAATATGTAAGCTGCTGATGGCAATGGACACTCCCGAGGACGCAGCGCACGCACTGCTGCACGTGGACATGTACCTGCTCAACTGCTTCGTAGAAAAAAGGTCAATATCGACGTTCGTGTACAACTACCACGAGCTGGTAAACCGAACGCTGCCTCCGCTGTTCTGGTTCCTGCCGAATTTTGCACTGACGTTGCCGCTGCAGCTGTTCCTGGACCTGACTAAGCCAGTGGATAACCTGATGGACCAGTACGAAGTGCTGAGAGACTTTTTAATGTACCTGCTGTGCCTGGAGGAAGTCGACGAGAACTACGATAAGGATGGAAACGTCCAGGACAATGAAAACAACCAGAGCAACATGAACTACCAGGATAACCGTGACGATGAAAACGACCAGGAGGACGAAGACGAGGGGGGATTCACATTTAACCCGAAGCTGGAGCTTAGCGAGCACATGGAGCTGATAGACTGCATGGGCAAGTACGCGCCGTACATGTTCCTTCTGAGGGCACTGATACAGTACCCGCTCTTCATAGTGAAAATGGCGGAGCGCACAGGCTCGTCGCCGGAGCTGAGGGCATGTTTATCAGAGTACCCGTTCAACaaggcgaagctgctggaaaacgAGGACTACGACCGCATGGACTACCAGCTGATTAGATGCTACACGCACAAGTGCGGGGACCTGTGGAGTGGAAGCAACGCCACGTTTCTGGCGACAACGGCGACCCTGCTGGCGGAAATGTACCAGGATGGGGACGTCAGAGATGTAATAGACGCGTTCGAGGACCTGTGGACTGAATACGCGGAGGAAATAGAACTCCCGGAGACGCTGAAGAGCGTGTCAGTCACTGAGTTCGATTTGGCAAACTACTCACTGCCGGCGGATCTAGAGCCCCCGATTTAAGAAGGTACACTCTGATCCAGGGGAAAACTCCACACCAGGTTGCCATAGTGAACTCCGTTCAAAAgtatgtacaatattatgAAGCTAATGTAATAGCGAATAAACATGGATTCCTTTGCAGATTTTTTATGTGATGCTTAAGCATAGATTTGTTAGTAGATTTTGGGCAggtattattttaaaaatacacacctGTGTGTTGATGCACACATATGCGTTATAAAGGTATGGTGTCTAAAATGTAATTAAAATCACGATAATTAGAGAGGGGAACATTAAAAGGGATCACGGCCACTTTCTCTGTAAGGCGCGACTGATCCCGAACTCCTGGATGTCGGATCTCGTGATGCACAGGGTGGCGAATCCACCGAGCGATGAGAGAATGGAGGCCCCGATAAAACTGCTGAACTGCTGTTCATTGCCGCCAATCGCCATGAAGGTGGGCTTCTCCTCGAGCTTCTTGGACTTCAAAAAGTCGTCGAAGTCCCTCTGGACTATGGGTATCAGGGCAGGGTGCCTGGTGCAGCCGCCAGTGAAGATCACCTGTTTCATGGCAGGGGTGGCGTCAAGGCCGCCCTCGAAGTCAATCAACGAAGCCCAGGAGTCAGTCAGCAACTTAGAGAGGCCCTGGTTCTTGGAAAGAAGAGAGTCAATGGAGGAGTCGTCGTTCGGATTGAAAAACGACTTGGAAATGTGCAACTTGTTCAGGTCAGACTTGCTGTGCAGGTACTTCTTCTGGTTAAAGATGCAGCAGCAGAAGATGCCGCAGAGCGACTTGCTGTGCTCCACGTCCAGGTAGTTGCCGTCGGGGAGGGCGTAGCAGTATGACTCGTCGTTCGAGTGCTGGACGTTGATGCTATCGTTTAATATGATACAGGTCTCCTTCAGAACCGAGGTCGCGTAGAGCGTGGACCAGTGGTAGTAGTCCGGGTGCACGAAGGGCAGCTTCCTCGTCGTAATGTTCTTCGTCATCGAGTTGACGTCGTCCTTCTTATGGTGCTTTGAGGGCGGCTCCGAAGTCTCCGCGTTCTGGTTTTTGCAGTACTCGTAGGAAGGCCTGACTGTGATGCCCACTGACGTCAGGTACGAGTGGAAAATGCGGTCTATTATCGAGCCTCCCACCGGCTCCTCGCGCACTGAGTCCTGGAGCGTGTAGCCGTCCACTACGGGCGCGACGTTGGTGCAGGAGCCGCCGACGTCCACGACGACTCCGCTGGTGCAGGCGCTCGCGTAGCAGGTGAGCGCCGAccttttacacattagcaAATTTTCGACCTTAAAGGTCTCCGATAGAATCTCCGCAAACGATTCCCTAAATTTCGGGTTATGTAGAGTGGGCTCTGAGACGATAACCGAGGATTCTTGGATGGCCTCGTCGAGGCCCTTTACGCCCATACAGCCGTCCAAAAGTCGTTCGACAAGctgaaaatttaataaattctGCACAGTAcgtgtttatataaatatgtacgTGGTTATATTTGTGATTATTTCTAGTGTGAGCACTTACATTGGCATCTACCTCAAAGCCCTTCTGCCCATACGTAATTGCGGGCACAGGTATGACATTGTCATGTTTATCTCTAGGATTTAGTGGGAAAATTGTGTATTCTAGTGGATTTTGTCCTGATCCTCCTGTAAAATCGCAAAGATCGCCTTTGGAGTCCTTCATCAGTGGTTTCCCTATAACTGGAGGTACGAAGAAGCTGGGATTTTTATCTCCCGCTCTTCCTACTCTAAACGAGACAGTTCCGAAGTCTAAAATGAGAGGCTTCTCCATTTGAAACTGCGAGGAACAATTTTTTAGTAACCGCTGCGTACACGACATCACACTACACATGAAAGGAAGGCAAGTGAAAACTCACAAGAGTGAGCCAAATCTCAAATAAATACCGTGTAAAATCGCAAAttagtttttaaacattatcaCACTTCTTCGTCTGCCGTTAAGATAGACTTAAAGTTGTTCGGCTGCTCCAGTATCTCAACCTCAGATATGATTATCCTATCTGTATGAGGGTACAGGAACAGCAGGACTAGCTGCACGAACCCGCTCAGCACTCCCAGAAAGTTCGGGCCGATGACCAGCAGATCCCAAATGATGAACCCGTAGCAGAACATGAAGAACGCGCATATGAAGTTGCCTATTGAGATCTCAGTGGGCATCGTCGACGTGTTTCTCGACTGCAATATCTCGTTGATGGACACCAGCGGTGACACGTACGATATTGCAAGCAGTGACCCTATTCATATTGATCTGTGTGTAATGTGTGTGCTTACCTCCGAACAGACCGACCACGGTCAAAAAGGCAGGGAACGACAGCACAAAGTACAGAATGAGCAGGAGTACGGCGAGTCCTAAGGACACTTTACTCgatatgtttaaaattagtctCTGTGTCTGGTCCGTACAGTACTTAGAGAACATCCAAATTCCGACTAAGTTGATGATGGCTCCTGAGCACGCGTTAACTAAATTccgtaaaaaataaaatacctggaaagtttgaaaagatGAGAATCCAGTTTGTGGTTAACGTTGCGTATAGCGACCATAGAAGTGAGGAAACGGCCGATGTGATGAAATTGAGCGACTTAAGATTTCTAGTCGACTTGTCCTTCCTTATTGTTATCAAGCAGTTGAGAGGAATCATCTGAGTGAGTATTGATGACAGCACTGCTCCAACTCTAACCAAGAACCTGAAGTCGCTCTTTATAAATCTGActattttcattaaaaatgtttcATCTTTGTCCTTGacgtcctcgtcctccttACCGGGTCCATTTTTGAAGTCCTTATCGCTAATAGGAAGAGTAGTatcaacatttttaatctcTATTTTCTGCTCGTTCTGGTTCGGGATGTTTACAGTGATTGTGGCGATGGTCGCGTCCTTGGTTTTCGGTGAGTCCTTCACGTCACTGGTATTAGGCTTCGCTTCCTCAACTTTAATATCCGAAGATTTCGCATCGGAACCTTTCGTTTCATTATTCACCTTTATTTCTATGACTTTGGTCTCAGAAGTGGGATTTGAGTCCTTAGGGCTGATGGTAGCAGTGACAGTGGCTGTATTGGCGCTATCATCGGCTgcgataaaaaaaatatttaatttaaaacaatcCAAAAGAcaaacaattaaataaaaacaatatattaaattcattttaatttgacattttataaaactgtACAATGAACCAAGTGGAATCACCACAACTAATTATGCAAATTTGAAACATTCGATCCCAATATTGATTTGGTGTATTTTTGTTTGCTGTTAATGTGATTGGTTGATGGAGATAGTTTCACACCCATCTAAGCAAAATCATTGTTTACTAGGAGATTTCTACTACGGTTATTTGATACCGACAGTGATTTGTGGAAGATCACAATCATTCAAACGAGACATAAGTGGCTTCATCGCAAACTGGTGTGAAGAAATACTAAAAGaagatataaataaaacagtaaaaGTGTGtgcaaattaaataatttgaatACAATtgtttgtgtaaataaatgacAGTTtaaattccatttttaatataaatttttaggATTATCCAGATTTTGGATTGGAGAAGCTAGGAGAAAGCTTCAGAGATCATATGTTTTCAAAATTACTGGTTCTGTCGCCAAAAGAAAACCTAGTGGACGCCTGGCAAGTACTTTGGGGAGTTTGGTCAGGTACGTATTGCACAACGTGATAAAAAAAGTGCACTTAGacgtttttaaaaacacatCGGAGGATAAATCGGCAGATTACACACTGGTGTTTAAAGCGTCGTGTATATTCTTGATgctttatttgtatttctCGCAATCAGGAGCACACAATTTGGCAATTCCATTGAGTTTAGGTAAGCTAAAAGGATTTAAATTGGATTCAGATACGTTTAATAAGTGTTTGGAGATATCGCATGAGGTGTTGAgagaatataaaataacctCAGTGTTTAAcgttttaaattacatgGTCAATCACAAGTGCTTTACATTCTCGTTGTACGACGGTGTGCAGTATTTATACCAAGATAAATTTGGAAGAccactaaaaataaataaataaataaagtggcataaataaaaggaagATTTTAAAGCTAAAGTAAACAGTAAACAAAAGgtaaaagataaaaatggTAGTATTTGGCCAAGTGGTCATTGGACCACCGGGGAGTGGTAAATCGACATACTGCGCAGCAATGCAGCAGAAACTCAATTCATTGAATCGCAAATGTATAGTAATCAATTTAGACCCTCAAGTAACACTGAAGGAACTGCCGTACGAGCCGACCATAGACGTGTGTAACCTGATAGACTCGGAGAGAGTGTCAAAAGCATTTAGCCTAGGACCAAACTCaagtataatatatacaagtaTTCACACACACTAAAGTAACAAGTTTAAACAATTGTGTAGCACTGGTGTATTGTATGGAGTACCTGCTGGAGAATATAGACTGGCTGTTGGAGGAGATATCgaaaaataaaggtaaaCGGCGTTGCAAATAGGGATTGTAGACTCGTATCTGCTGTATGACCTGCCGGGACAAGTGGAGCTGTTCGTACACAATAACGCAACAAAAGACATCGTGGCGAGACTGGAAAAGGCGAATCAGCGAGTAAGTGTACGAGACCACTGAGAGGAAtctaataaaattgatgtaGCTGGTGCTGATAAACCTGGTGGACTCGACGCTGTGCACGGACCCGTTCAAGTACGTGGCAGCAATGCTGTCGTCACTGAGCAGCCAAATCTTCATACAACTGCCACACATCAACGTGCTGAGCAAGCTGCGACTGCTGAAGAGGCTTAAAAACGACCTCGCGTACAGGCTGGAGTACTATACACAGGCGCAGGACCTCCAGGAGCTCCTGGAAGTGCTGAGAAGAGGTATCCACATCCCAAATTCGCAAAAATTCGAGAGATTCACCTCGACGTTGTGCGAGATAATAGAAGATTTTAATCTCGTCTCGTTTTGCACTGCGGATGTGGAAGATGAGGTGTCGCTGGAGAGGCTGCTGTCGAGCGCCGATAGAGCCGTGGGATACATCCCTTTCAACGAAGGCGACGTGTATTTTGACTTAAAATCAAAAGTATACAACGACCTCGCGGAATTTGACGATAGTTCGGAAGATTCCGGTGACTAGACTTCTAGTGCTGCATTAGTTACATGCTACGACAAACCTCAATATGGCTTCACAAAACAATCATAAGTTACAtaatttcatatttaaaaatgtaaacacCAATATGGGAAAGGCGGCAGGGAATTTAGTGATGTCCAAAATACGTGTCAAGAACACGTTCATGAACCTGCCGGAGGACCAGGAGTGCACGGGCACGGCGATATACAAATCGCTATCGATGCCAACCCTGGAAGGTAAGCAGATTTTGAGTTGATTCACAGCCCTTTCAGATAACTTTAACCAGTGGTACATTTACAACCTCCCCTGCTTTGAGGACAGGGAACACTGCAAGCAGTTGATGTTTAACTCAGGTATTTCGAGCGCGATTACTAGTTAGATAAgagttaaattaattttaatttactattaaCCCAGAAAACGATAATTCCGGCGTCCACTCTATGCTGAAGCCAGCATCCATGTTCAAGTACAACCAGGTTTGCATTTAGTCTAATCCGGGCCCATGGGCAATTTTAACTGAAAATTTAAGCCAGGAAAAATTAATGCCTTTTTAGGAGCGTGCACATTCCGATGCTACCCATTCCAACGGTGAGTTAAGGCGTATAGCTTACTTATGAGGAATCCTACACGTTACTCCTATTTCGGCGCCTCGCAGTTTCCAAATGCAAACATCACCggaatttaattttattttccagaATGTATACCTCTGGACGACAATGGAAAGCTCACTTCTATTGGATCGGTACGCCACCTCATAGGCGACTGTAAGCGTAAGTGCAAATAGATATGCCCAAATAGACTCGACTAACGCCCTTTTCAGCCTGCGCATTCAACAGACACCATACGAAGACGTGTATGAATGGGATACGCTGCAACTTCTGTAAGTTTGAAATTCGTAACATCCACACAGGCCACTTCGATCACACGGCAAAGCGCAAAACACGATTCCGAATTCCTCGGAACCACTGAATCGCTCCAGCACACACAGCCCATTGTCTTCAACAGattcacacattttaaaatcgttGAGTGCATTCTACAAACTATATTATGTCATGGGTATTTTCATGTTAAGATGGGTTCGCAAGTAGTGCATCCCGCCGGCGACAGAGTAGCAAAGTGTGTCATGGTGCCTCTGACTACGCGACAGCGAATTCCTGATGGAATCCGCGGCGACTCGCGAACTGATCCCCTTTCTGCAAATTGTGAGTATCATTACCCTACAGTTGTGGCTTGCTTGTCCACCTGATTTTGTTATTGCGtccattttttcttcaaatGTGTCCTGGCTGAGTCCTGAGTTCAAAACGTAGTCCACTGGCCAGTTTATTGAGCCCGGCAGGTGGCAGATGTGGTAGTGTGCTGAGGCCCTAACGTCGACCAAGTATACCAGGAACTCTACTCCTTTTTCGTCCAGCCTGATTCTGTCCTTCTCGACAATCAACTTGTTTGATACTGGTAATCCTTTTTGGACTGAGTCCATGTAAATGTGCCAGAATTCTTCCGGGCTTATCGCCAAGTCGTCCCGTTCCAAATTCAACTCCCTGTCCACACACTCGTGCATATTCAGACTTATGGGCTTCGCGTTATCTCCGCAAActaaaaattgttttattataacatttatttttactaacCCTTGCAACCCCTGTTTCTCGATAGTTCCAGGGTCCTGAACGGATTCCTCGAGTTAACTGCGTCATAGATCAACAGGCGACCTGGCGATAGCGTCGTATCAAACGTGCCAGCGCATATTTTCAGCACTTCCGTTGCCTGTATCCCATTAGTCGCGTTCAAAGGCCGTCAAATAACTATTTTGGTACCTGAATCGTTCCCAGAATCCCGGGTATAGATCCCAGGACTCCGGCCGCACTGCAGGCGTTTTTTACGAATGATATTGACGGGTTCCCGTCTTCGGGGCATATGCAGCGGAAACATGGTATTTTTTCGTCGTGGAAGTCCTTCAGCAGCCTATTGAACACCATCAGCTGCCCCTGCGACCGTATACAGCTGGCCACGACGTACGGCTTATTGTACAGTATGCACGCGTcgtttattaaatacctAATCAGAGCGTTATCGCCTTCCCAAATTACTTGGTCTGCGGATTGTCCGACGCATCGACTATCACGTCATAAAGAGGTAGAATCTCGTGCGCCTCCTTCACTCCAAAGAAGAACTCGTACGAAATATACTTGCCCTAATAtgcttttatttatcacaCACACCTTACGTTAGGATTCATCTTCAGCAGCCTATCTCTCGCGGACCTGGCCTTGTTCATTCCGACGTTGGCTTCATCGTGTATTATTTGCCTAAAATTTTGTGAACTTGCACCAAAGTCATACCTGTGCAAATTCGACACCTCTACCACATCTCCGTCAATGATTCCAATTATACCTAATCATATATATAGGTAGAAATATGAATACCTATCCCTGAAGACGCCAGGTACATTAGCAGCGGAGATCCGAGACCACCGGCGCCTATTACAAGCACAGCCGACGTGGATATGGAGTGATATATTGAACCGGAGTTTGATGATTTAGAAAAGTTGTGAAGGGCTATGTACTGTGCACTGTATCTGTTGGACGTCTCCACGTTCATGGACGAGCAGAAGGGAAGAGAATTGTTTTTACAATCGAACGTGGAGCCTTCAGCCAACATAAAAGAAGGAATCCACCTCGGCCTTTTGACTAAATACTCGTCCAGGGGAATAGAATCATCGGATTCGGTTGCCAGCCTTAAGCAACCGTGAGACTTGGACTTATCCAATTCAATCGATAAAAGCTGACATTCCTCAACAGATGTCATGTTATTTGtggtttatatatttatttaaagaaaataaaactcCATTCACAATAATGTAACAGTTTACaaaaatgaagatgaataaaatatatatatcataattgaaattaagttttataaaatacaatcTTATAAAACAACTAAATTCTAATATAGAATTGAACAAGTAATATAGACCCTCACTAAAACctctaaaaatatgaaggaatgaataaataataataattctGCTTCCCCACGGGTGTTAAAATTGGTcatacatttataataataaatcataatTTTGATTCTATAAAACAATGTGTATTCAAATGCATGAATAGTTTTGATTGATTTGAATTGTCTTATACATATAATAGCCGTTCTATTAATTGTTATAATTTCACAACATACGGGctcataaatgtgtaacagtTACATTTGagtattttattctcaTGGTTAATTTATCGTCAACATAAGCTACAGATAATGAATTTATTAGATTgagtatataaaatgatggaTTCTCAAACGGTGTTTAGACCAAGTGTTAAACGCAAAACACTTGACTCGCCAACGGATGATGTGTTTGAACTTGACGTGGATATGACCGCAGAATCTGAACCGGACGACTTGAAAACGGTGTATGAGCCGGAAAAGTCGGACAAACCTAGTGACCGCGAAGGTTTCATGGACGCAAATGTGCAAACTACAGTAAGAGTAGACGGGACGGACCctgatttttattataaaatagatgACCCAAATAGTAAATCGCAAACATCGTTGTCGAAGGAGTTCTTGTCTAACTTCATGCTGGAGTTTACAGAGGATGAGTTGGCAGCAAAGAGAACAGTGGAAACTATATACTCAGCAACGGGATCCTTCGCATACACATATCGCAGCTTGGACGACGCGTTCTTCTCAAGGTCGACGAGCGTTAACACGTTGATGCCATTCGTAAAGGCACTAGCGTCAGTGGCAGACGAATCGATGCTGCTTAAGATACTGGAGGAAGCAAAGATAAATAGGGAAGTGAGCGGAAGTGGGTCCGCAGACAAGTCGCTGCTGCTTAACTTTGAGCTGATACTGTTAGGGCACTTCAGGCCAATAAAGGCGAAGCTTGGGGAGTACATGGGAGCAAACTTTCCACTGACCTGGAAA from Theileria orientalis strain Shintoku DNA, chromosome 1, complete genome encodes the following:
- a CDS encoding uncharacterized protein (UBA/THIF-type NAD/FAD binding fold domain containing protein), with protein sequence MTSVEECQLLSIELDKSKSHGCLRLATESDDSIPLDEYLVKRPRWIPSFMLAEGSTFDCKNNSLPFCSSMNVETSNRYSAQYIALHNFSKSSNSGSIYHSISTSAVLVIGAGGLGSPLLMYLASSGIGIIGIIDGDVVEVSNLHRYDFGASSQNFRQIIHDEANVGMNKARSARDRLLKMNPNVRCGKYISYEFFFGVKEAHEILPLYDVIVDASDNPQTKYLINDACILYNKPYVVASCIRSQGQLMVFNRLLKDFHDEKIPCFRCICPEDGNPSISFVKNACSAAGVLGSIPGILGTIQATEVLKICAGTFDTTLSPGRLLIYDAVNSRNPFRTLELSRNRGCKVCGDNAKPISLNMHECVDRELNLERDDLAISPEEFWHIYMDSVQKGLPVSNKLIVEKDRIRLDEKGVEFLVYLVDVRASAHYHICHLPGSINWPVDYVLNSGLSQDTFEEKMDAITKSGGQASHNCRVMILTICRKGISSRVAADSIRNSLSRSQRHHDTLCYSVAGGMHYLRTHLNMKIPMT
- a CDS encoding uncharacterized protein (protein of unknown function, ATP binding family protein), which produces MVVFGQVVIGPPGSGKSTYCAAMQQKLNSLNRKCIVINLDPQVTLKELPYEPTIDVCNLIDSERVSKAFSLGPNSTLVYCMEYLLENIDWLLEEISKNKDSYLLYDLPGQVELFVHNNATKDIVARLEKANQRLVLINLVDSTLCTDPFKYVAAMLSSLSSQIFIQLPHINVLSKLRLLKRLKNDLAYRLEYYTQAQDLQELLEVLRRGIHIPNSQKFERFTSTLCEIIEDFNLVSFCTADVEDEVSLERLLSSADRAVGYIPFNEGDVYFDLKSKVYNDLAEFDDSSEDSGD
- a CDS encoding uncharacterized protein (MtN3 and saliva related transmembrane protein family protein) encodes the protein MFQICIISCADDSANTATVTATISPKDSNPTSETKVIEIKVNNETKGSDAKSSDIKVEEAKPNTSDVKDSPKTKDATIATITVNIPNQNEQKIEIKNVDTTLPISDKDFKNGPGKEDEDVKDKDETFLMKIVRFIKSDFRFLVRVGAVLSSILTQMIPLNCLITIRKDKSTRNLKSLNFITSAVSSLLWSLYATLTTNWILIFSNFPVNACSGAIINLVGIWMFSKYCTDQTQRLILNISSKVSLGLAVLLLILYFVLSFPAFLTVVGLFGGSLLAISYVSPLVSINEILQSRNTSTMPTEISIGNFICAFFMFCYGFIIWDLLVIGPNFLGVLSGFVQLVLLFLYPHTDRIIISEVEILEQPNNFKSILTADEEV
- a CDS encoding RNA pseudouridylate synthase, translating into MKRKLNEIQEDASSQDLIEENPYRIVNGYRLVVPYLNVYKTYVKQRWMGKQLYNVLTDEFAAFNDEYIRYASSRNKIKVFDKDDRDIYPNSPAKVLVHKLKPNEKIVHYASVHEPISLHTHIRVLHEDEDYIVVSKPTSLPVYRTGTYKYNTLIEVLKHEVDCCKNLDLYPVHRIDKLVSGIVAFAKSSRAATVLSQSLRDKSVRKVYIARVRGNFWEFMRKAEECEDDENIDDEKLSKIVTHHGYIHPISIKLSKHEFTDKCLNSKYKPATTRFRFIAHNKDLDESLILVSPITGRTHQIRAHLKFLGHAISNDPSYNNGHCTDSSEYFREIPTLNWQVDEEGNWCIPEIGFYDNTENKPTKEETMYHIGLNNKSDDTLTKTGIFLHSLRYIWDKHFDVSDSLPKWVDKFDIDGKLDVTKLNMW
- a CDS encoding uncharacterized protein (basic helix-loop-helix, Nulp1-type family protein) produces the protein MSTRQIKRLQRIAKGDESDTSEEETPQKLTPYANKPKYSFNLLAEDSDSDQSSSADEEQVNGVEDHEKPQDSTPKSKEEVSDESDWEKLLNEIQDQTSVTDEQANMVYDHFLSSPMHYFKTKDQMEKGKTKYSKKSSFQSPSRYWLAPGLSTREYMQLRTVSSTQMEVEVKPDPHTGRDKFELSLTRLDTRRYREIDDICSSAVQSHDFELFRSLLRAHPCHLGLLIRGSCINTISSNHQEAFTHLDMAVKILQTVLPHSFSIYRKNKANMPNVWLPSESGDNKLVYRLLLLYMISLERKGQWQTSLAICKLLMAMDTPEDAAHALLHVDMYLLNCFVEKRSISTFVYNYHELVNRTLPPLFWFLPNFALTLPLQLFLDLTKPVDNLMDQYEVLRDFLIEHMELIDCMGKYAPYMFLLRALIQYPLFIVKMAERTGSSPELRACLSEYPFNKAKLLENEDYDRMDYQLIRCYTHKCGDLWSGSNATFLATTATLLAEMYQDGDVRDVIDAFEDLWTEYAEEIELPETLKSVSVTEFDLANYSLPADLEPPI
- a CDS encoding actin — its product is MEKPLILDFGTVSFRVGRAGDKNPSFFVPPVIGKPLMKDSKGDLCDFTGGSGQNPLEYTIFPLNPRDKHDNVIPVPAITYGQKGFEVDANLVERLLDGCMGVKGLDEAIQESSVIVSEPTLHNPKFRESFAEILSETFKVENLLMCKRSALTCYASACTSGVVVDVGGSCTNVAPVVDGYTLQDSVREEPVGGSIIDRIFHSYLTSVGITVRPSYEYCKNQNAETSEPPSKHHKKDDVNSMTKNITTRKLPFVHPDYYHWSTLYATSVLKETCIILNDSINVQHSNDESYCYALPDGNYLDVEHSKSLCGIFCCCIFNQKKYLHSKSDLNKLHISKSFFNPNDDSSIDSLLSKNQGLSKLLTDSWASLIDFEGGLDATPAMKQVIFTGGCTRHPALIPIVQRDFDDFLKSKKLEEKPTFMAIGGNEQQFSSFIGASILSSLGGFATLCITRSDIQEFGISRALQRKWP